Proteins encoded by one window of Chryseobacterium sp. POL2:
- a CDS encoding DUF6088 family protein, with protein sequence MQSIHSQLEDKILNLKKGAIIFVSDFAEFGTAENVKKVLLRLEKKQLLVRLAHGIYLYPKIDKELGILYPSTESIAEAIAKRDKIRIIPTGIYALQQLGISTQIPMNVIYLTDGAPRKIKVGKRTITFKKTAPKNLAIKNKVLSNIVQGLKELGKENITDEVKPKINQALEKVPVEILKEEILNAPVWVRNEVLSLNN encoded by the coding sequence ATGCAATCTATTCATAGTCAGCTAGAAGATAAGATATTAAATTTAAAAAAAGGAGCGATAATTTTTGTTTCAGATTTTGCGGAGTTTGGTACTGCCGAAAACGTGAAAAAGGTATTGCTACGTTTAGAAAAAAAACAACTTCTAGTAAGATTAGCACACGGCATATACCTCTATCCCAAAATTGATAAAGAATTAGGGATATTGTATCCATCTACAGAAAGTATAGCCGAAGCAATTGCGAAAAGAGATAAAATACGGATTATTCCTACAGGCATTTATGCTTTACAGCAATTGGGAATATCTACTCAAATCCCTATGAATGTAATTTATCTTACAGACGGTGCTCCCCGTAAAATCAAAGTGGGGAAAAGAACAATTACTTTTAAGAAAACAGCTCCTAAGAATTTGGCAATAAAAAATAAAGTCCTGTCCAATATTGTACAGGGTTTGAAGGAATTAGGAAAAGAGAATATTACGGACGAAGTTAAACCAAAAATCAATCAGGCATTGGAGAAAGTTCCGGTAGAAATTTTAAAAGAAGAAATTTTAAATGCTCCGGTTTGGGTGCGAAATGAAGTTTTATCCTTAAATAATTAA
- a CDS encoding nucleotidyl transferase AbiEii/AbiGii toxin family protein, which yields MNEWLKLSKKRRIEILEQVNNRLGLPVQAVEKDWWVTMVLKAVFSSRFAEHFVFKGGTSLSKAYHLIDRFSEDIDLAIDRKFLGFDGELSKTQIKKLRKASGKFIITDFFNELKIQLKELGIPDEEYELVTNNEIDDTSDPHTIELQYQSIVEQGDYLPQRVLIEIGSRSLMEPAESRPIESIIGSVFPEQKFAIKPFDVSVVIPTRTFLEKILLLHEEFLKPKDKIRHLRMTRHLYDLERLMDHPYGKEALENKELFETIVEHRKKYTPLRGISYDLHTPKTLNIIPPDEVISLWEQDYKTMQENMFYGESLDFEELMKRIKKLNEKLKTVDYGKP from the coding sequence ATGAATGAGTGGTTAAAACTATCGAAAAAGAGAAGGATAGAAATTTTAGAGCAGGTTAACAATCGTTTAGGCTTGCCGGTTCAAGCTGTGGAAAAAGATTGGTGGGTAACAATGGTACTCAAAGCGGTTTTTTCATCAAGATTTGCAGAACATTTCGTATTCAAAGGTGGGACATCCTTGAGTAAAGCATATCATTTAATTGACAGGTTTTCCGAAGATATTGATTTAGCTATTGACCGGAAATTTTTAGGATTCGATGGCGAATTATCAAAGACACAAATCAAAAAATTAAGAAAGGCATCTGGGAAATTTATCATAACAGATTTTTTTAATGAATTAAAAATTCAGTTGAAAGAACTTGGAATTCCGGATGAAGAATATGAATTGGTAACCAATAATGAAATTGATGATACCAGCGATCCGCACACTATAGAATTACAATACCAGTCTATTGTAGAGCAGGGAGACTATTTGCCACAGAGAGTTTTGATAGAAATTGGCTCTCGTTCCTTAATGGAACCCGCAGAATCCAGACCAATTGAATCTATTATTGGAAGTGTGTTCCCGGAACAGAAGTTCGCAATAAAACCATTTGATGTTTCGGTAGTTATACCTACAAGAACATTTTTGGAAAAAATACTTCTTCTGCACGAAGAATTTTTGAAGCCCAAAGATAAGATTCGCCATTTGAGAATGACCAGGCATTTATATGATTTGGAAAGGCTGATGGATCATCCGTATGGTAAAGAAGCTTTAGAAAATAAAGAGTTATTTGAAACCATTGTAGAGCATCGAAAGAAATATACACCACTAAGAGGAATCTCTTATGATTTACATACACCTAAAACATTGAATATTATTCCGCCGGATGAAGTTATTTCACTTTGGGAACAAGACTACAAAACAATGCAGGAAAATATGTTTTACGGAGAATCTTTGGATTTTGAAGAATTGATGAAGCGGATTAAAAAATTGAATGAAAAACTAAAAACTGTGGATTACGGAAAACCGTAA
- a CDS encoding PIN domain-containing protein → MKYVLIDTCSLRHLIDHNSYSKYITHLKNLIDQGEISLLVHNNIIEEWERHKIKWRKDIERKLNFINKNPSNSENLPVLFNNPRQHLEEQLSSIDKILENGIKINTPEGIKNESFERLKQRQAPFHNKTKSINDWEIIGSAAIYCTNYNIPSLFFISFNHTDFGHESGEDKKLHSSLSNRFKEVNIIYIKNIADFFNEINSYNFQRQQILSYKILPNSKFSFESSLSNNVLDALDRIFNDTYKELGYIPLNILRNLYPFSTSKKSKVYSDLFRLSNVNAELVHFFKNVKIQKNGKIIFKEPVEVKGIRDYEKKTRESLRNLRRNIIYYLDEHTSREEVEIEYHSNIKCDCYKCNYEKFNFYKALENLEKCKSIDNRERLKMAYYHYKLGNLSSAICLYKEILPSAIQNKEFFIYLIANYNLKNIAPLLKNIFRNYSLNEKLSDELNEIDLYEIALQVKGHIDYNFAEFLVDESYFNWAFQKITELSNSIIEHYNMQLRGGWSSNSKIWSLINEFAKLQQFIKENYIICDEYDHFTKLFDSTLEGILASYALEPDQGRKNL, encoded by the coding sequence ATGAAGTATGTATTAATTGATACTTGTTCTCTTAGACATTTGATAGACCATAATTCGTATAGCAAATATATTACACACTTAAAGAACTTAATTGATCAAGGAGAAATAAGTCTTTTGGTGCATAATAATATAATTGAAGAATGGGAACGACATAAAATTAAATGGAGAAAAGATATTGAACGGAAATTAAATTTTATAAACAAAAATCCTTCAAATTCTGAAAACCTTCCGGTTCTTTTTAATAATCCAAGACAACATTTAGAAGAACAGCTTTCTTCAATTGATAAGATATTAGAAAATGGAATAAAAATTAACACTCCTGAAGGAATAAAAAATGAAAGTTTTGAGAGGCTAAAACAAAGACAGGCTCCTTTTCATAACAAAACAAAAAGTATAAACGACTGGGAAATAATAGGAAGTGCAGCAATTTATTGTACAAACTATAATATTCCAAGCTTATTCTTCATATCTTTTAATCATACTGATTTTGGGCACGAAAGCGGAGAAGATAAAAAATTGCATTCTTCTTTAAGTAATAGGTTCAAGGAAGTAAATATTATTTACATAAAAAATATTGCTGATTTTTTTAATGAAATAAATTCATATAATTTTCAGAGACAGCAAATCTTATCTTATAAGATTTTACCCAATTCAAAATTTAGTTTTGAATCCAGTTTGTCAAATAATGTATTAGATGCATTGGATAGAATATTTAATGATACGTATAAAGAGTTAGGTTATATTCCATTAAATATATTGAGAAATTTATATCCATTCTCCACGTCAAAAAAATCAAAAGTTTATTCTGATTTATTCCGGCTTTCAAACGTTAATGCTGAATTAGTTCATTTTTTCAAAAATGTAAAAATACAGAAGAATGGTAAAATTATTTTTAAAGAACCGGTGGAAGTTAAAGGAATCAGAGATTATGAAAAGAAAACACGTGAATCTTTAAGGAATTTAAGAAGAAACATAATCTACTACTTAGATGAGCATACATCACGAGAAGAGGTAGAAATTGAATATCATTCCAATATAAAATGTGATTGCTATAAATGCAATTATGAAAAATTTAATTTTTATAAAGCTTTAGAAAATCTCGAAAAATGTAAATCTATTGATAACAGAGAAAGGCTCAAAATGGCCTATTATCATTATAAGCTTGGAAATCTTTCTTCTGCTATTTGTTTATATAAAGAAATATTGCCTTCTGCCATTCAAAATAAAGAATTTTTCATTTATCTCATTGCTAATTACAATTTGAAAAATATAGCACCACTTCTAAAAAATATTTTTAGAAATTATTCTTTAAATGAAAAACTTTCAGATGAGCTGAATGAAATAGATTTATATGAAATAGCTTTACAGGTAAAAGGACATATTGATTATAATTTTGCTGAATTTTTAGTAGATGAATCTTATTTCAATTGGGCATTTCAAAAAATCACAGAGCTTTCAAATAGTATTATAGAACACTATAATATGCAGTTAAGAGGAGGTTGGAGTTCCAATAGCAAAATATGGTCTCTAATTAACGAATTTGCCAAACTTCAACAATTCATAAAAGAGAATTATATTATTTGTGATGAATATGACCATTTCACTAAACTTTTTGATTCAACATTGGAAGGTATATTAGCGTCATATGCATTAGAACCAGATCAGGGGAGGAAGAATTTGTAG
- a CDS encoding phospholipase D family protein, with protein sequence MAEFLNKEKLLEWIPKIIETSEKELIIISPYIKISDKIFNLLKQAEKRSVEITLIYKEGELSKKEREKFDEIENLNLLFHSNLHSKCLYNEKYLLVTSMNLYEYSQKHNREMGVLFRRTDDEANGWNDYKKGKDDDSIFQDAIEEIGSILSSSDFEKESFKTKTNKFDISIIKSNKDFAFDRCDLLNTFSKNKKFIVFQDGEEWLCRCDDFVDNVHLIIENNRISIELNFDESRTLNIYERLKTNSYQYDYRIIDCFRMFWTSHKFSPKLYSYTKHKIWDFDQNSKEFLEGYFKGLNEFFKLLKPEIAKTKK encoded by the coding sequence ATGGCTGAATTTCTCAACAAAGAAAAATTATTGGAATGGATTCCTAAAATAATTGAAACGTCAGAAAAAGAATTAATTATCATAAGTCCTTATATAAAAATTTCAGATAAAATATTTAACCTTCTAAAACAAGCAGAGAAAAGGAGCGTAGAAATCACTTTGATTTATAAAGAAGGAGAATTATCAAAGAAAGAACGTGAAAAATTTGATGAGATTGAAAATTTAAACTTATTATTTCATTCAAATTTACACAGTAAGTGTCTTTATAACGAGAAATATCTATTGGTAACTTCTATGAATCTTTATGAGTATTCGCAAAAGCACAACAGAGAGATGGGTGTTTTATTTCGAAGAACAGATGACGAAGCAAACGGTTGGAATGATTATAAAAAAGGGAAAGATGATGACAGTATTTTTCAAGATGCAATTGAAGAAATTGGAAGTATTTTAAGTAGCTCTGATTTTGAAAAAGAAAGTTTTAAGACAAAAACAAATAAATTTGATATATCTATTATTAAATCTAATAAAGATTTTGCTTTTGATAGATGTGATTTGTTAAATACATTTTCAAAGAATAAAAAATTCATTGTTTTTCAAGATGGAGAAGAATGGTTATGCCGATGCGATGATTTCGTTGATAATGTTCATCTAATTATTGAAAACAATAGAATTTCAATAGAACTTAATTTTGATGAAAGTAGGACTTTAAATATTTATGAGCGATTAAAAACAAATAGTTATCAATATGATTATCGAATTATAGATTGTTTTAGAATGTTTTGGACATCACATAAATTCTCCCCAAAATTGTATTCTTACACTAAACACAAAATTTGGGATTTTGACCAAAATAGTAAAGAATTTTTGGAAGGATATTTCAAAGGATTAAATGAATTCTTTAAACTCCTAAAACCTGAAATCGCAAAGACAAAAAAATAA